A part of Pieris napi chromosome 9, ilPieNapi1.2, whole genome shotgun sequence genomic DNA contains:
- the LOC125052402 gene encoding ubiquitin-like-conjugating enzyme ATG10, producing MAYELTAEGFLSSAKAFIETSNLLHDDWKLYENSDICKSYIRKNTFIDVKGQLFKAEFVIFYHLSYGVPSFSFNIWDSSGMLLNLEDIRKISFTKINQKDFYSVITQQEHPVLCRPFFIMHPCHTYQLLSSLRESKNIIVTFLGLITPLINLQLSLKYGL from the exons ATGGCATATGAATTAACTGCAGAAGGATTTTTATCTTCAGCAAAAGCCTTTATTGAAACGTCTAATCTTCTTCATGATGATTGGAAATTGTACGAAAACTCGGACATCTGTAAAAGTTATATTCGGAAGAACACTTTTATTGATGTCAAAGGACAATTGTTTAAAGCCgagtttgttatattttaccaTTTGAGCTATGGTGTGCCctcttttagttttaatatatggGATTCTTCAGGAATGCTATTGAATTTGGAAGATATAAGGaaaatatcttttacaaa GATAAACCAAAAGGATTTTTATTCTGTTATAACCCAACAGGAACATCCAGTATTATGCCGACCATTCTTTATTATGCATCCATGCCACACTTATCAATTACTATCTAGCTTAAGAGAATCTAAGaatattattgtaacattCCTAGGACTCATCACTCcactaataaatttacaactatctTTAAAATATGGCTTATGA